Genomic segment of Hymenobacter volaticus:
GGCCCAAAGGGTTTCCAGCGTTCTTAGCGCGAACTTTTGGCCGAGAGAGGAATAGCCTAAGACGAGAAAGGGTACCTGGATCACCAGCAGCGACCAAAACGCTCCGCTTACCGAACTACTCACCCACGAGAGCCCCGTTATTTCGCCGCCGATCAAGCCCTTGGGGAGCCGGAATCCTTTCAAGCCCAAAGCGGCCGAAAAACATGCCTGCCACTGATAACTGGCCTTGCCGCCACTGACGAACTGCGGGCGGCCGAAGGTGAGAAGTAATTGTCGGTGCCGGGGCCTCTGCTTTCCCCATAGGGGTAGCACTCCCTGACCGGGCGAAATTCTTCGCCCGGATGCGCGCTAGAATAAGGAGAGCCCACCACATCATAACCAGCACAAGCTAGGTGCCATTCCATTAAGATCCCGG
This window contains:
- a CDS encoding YitT family protein encodes the protein MLPLWGKQRPRHRQLLLTFGRPQFVSGGKASYQWQACFSAALGLKGFRLPKGLIGGEITGLSWVSSSVSGAFWSLLVIQVPFLVLGYSSLGQKFALRTLETLWALAGGISSFPYPLHDGKLFPLMGPAAAAGLPPCCPSSERRRHWHHRP